A window of Thermus filiformis genomic DNA:
GGATTTCTGCATCTGACTCTATTACAGCCGTAGGATGGATCCCTCGAGGTTTTGGTTGAGAGAAAAAGGCCTCTACCAATCTCATGAAAGAAAGGCGAGGATTTCTCACTTTGATTATGGTTTTCCCAGAAAATTCCGATTCATCAAAAGCAACATCCTCAGGGCACAAAATTACGCCAGCTTTAGTAGAACGAATCAAATCAAGGGCCTCAAAGCCAGCCTTCCTGCAAAAAGTAACGGCAGATTCGTCTCGAGCTTCTCTTATGGGTGCCGGATGAGTGACGGTTCTTTTTATGGGGCCAATTACCCTTAAAACATCGCCGCCCAGAACCTCGATTATCTTCTCTAGCTCAATCCTTTTCATTGCCACCCCCCTTATACTCGCCTCATTTACTCAATTTTACCGGGAAGACGTGAGACCACTCTTAGAACTTCGTAGGCCTCAGCGTATTTCACCCCAGCTTGAACTCCTCTTATCCGGGCCAAACCCTCTATGAGCTCCCTACGAAAATAAGGACGTTCGAGGATGAATTGGGTTTGATAACTCTGGAGGGCCTCCCACTTCTTTTCCAGATGGGGGTCTTCCAGCTCCACAAGAAGATCTGCCCCAAAAGAGAGGTGATTCCAGGGCAATTCATATCCAAGCACAGTCGTTTGTTTGAAGGCACGAAGACCCTCGGCGTGGATAACCTGGTGATCCTGATGGAGATCGGTACTTGCGGGCAAAAAGACAGCATCCGGATTGATTTTTCTCTTAAGTCCAATGATGTTTTCCAAAATTTCCTGCCTATGATAGTTGAGTTTTCTCACCTCAAAGTCAAAAATTTCTAGATTTTCTCGCGGAATGCCCAGGGCTTTCGTGGCCATGAGAAATTCCTCTTTCAACGTCCCAGGTGGCGCTCCTTTCGGAAGAGACTGGTCGGCAGTAGAGAAGACCGCAACAAAGAGATCCACCCCTTCCTCTAGGAGCCTAGCCATGGTGCCACCGCAACCGAGTTCGGCGTCATCGGTATGGGGGGCTAGTATCAAAACACGCTTCCACTCAAACATTTTTACCTCCATGAGATAGAGTAGGAGCTTGGAGGAGGAGCAAGCCGGTTCCACCTCAGTTCCACAAGCTCCACCCACTCCGTCTCCTCCCGTAGGGTAACGCAGGACACCCGGTAGAAGAAGGCCTCCTTTTGCACCCCGCCGGAATCGGTGGCGATAAGGCGGGCGTTCTTCTCCAGCATCACCATATCCAGGTAGCCCACGGGCTCTATGGCCAGCACCCGCTCCAGGTAGCCCCCGAGCCCGAAGGCCTCGGCCCGCTTCCGGGTTCTGGGGTGGACGGGGAAGACCACGGGGAGCTCCCGGTGGACCTCGGCTAGGGCCTCGAGGATGGCCCCAAGGCGCTCGGGGTCGTCGGTGTTCTCGGCCCGGTGCACGGTGGCCAGGATGTAGCCCTTGGGGTGGAGGCCCAGGCGCTCGAGGACCCGGCTTTCCCGCTCGGCCTTGGCC
This region includes:
- a CDS encoding PIG-L deacetylase family protein, producing MFEWKRVLILAPHTDDAELGCGGTMARLLEEGVDLFVAVFSTADQSLPKGAPPGTLKEEFLMATKALGIPRENLEIFDFEVRKLNYHRQEILENIIGLKRKINPDAVFLPASTDLHQDHQVIHAEGLRAFKQTTVLGYELPWNHLSFGADLLVELEDPHLEKKWEALQSYQTQFILERPYFRRELIEGLARIRGVQAGVKYAEAYEVLRVVSRLPGKIE